In the Eretmochelys imbricata isolate rEreImb1 chromosome 20, rEreImb1.hap1, whole genome shotgun sequence genome, ccccagcagggctGTAAGACccgggtcctgagtgcttgctgccCCAAGTCAGCCAGATCTGTGTGTGGACGGAAGCgcggcttgggctcaaacctgggtcagagcccaggcttagtgGGCAGCATAGACACCCATTGCTGTGATAGCCCCTCCCAGTCCCCCGCAATGAGGACAGTGACACTGGCATTTGATGAGCGCTAGAGAAACGCTTAGCTAATGCCAGGGGTTCCTCAGACACCTTCTTGCCTGCGTCTGTCTGTCCAGGTGGAGGCCTCGTCCGTGCGGGATTACTACACCTTCGTGTGGTGCGTGGTGCCTGACGGAGGCGCGGAGGGGGCGCCCGTCCATTCCAGCGTCCAGTTCCATGGTAGGGAGGCGAGCTCCTGGGGAGCAGGGGTACGGAGATCACGTGCGTGGGGGTGGCGGGAGGGTGAGATCGGACGGGGGGGTCAGTCAGTGAGCAGCCAGAGCAACGGCCAGAAGGGGTGGCAGCCCTGGGAGAAGGTTTGGGTTACAGAGGGTTTGCCGTGGCTTGTCGGACCAagggcccatctagcccggtattcCGGCCTCCCTGATAGACATGGTCGTGCCAgcaggcccatctagcccaatatcacCTTGCATTGCTGGGTCAGGCCCACGGGCAGATCCAGCTCTGTATCCCCACCAGATCGGGCCCATGGGCCCAACTAGCGTGGCGTCCGGCCTccaggcatgctgcaaagccaAATGCTCACTGAAGCCCCCCTGCCTGGGCGTATGGTGCAGTGACTACAGGGGgcattgggaggggaggggagggatgggggtaaAGCAGAGAGGATCCtaggaaggggtgcaggaggcagccagggGGAAGGAGCGAGGCCGGGACTGGAATGGGATAGCAGGTCTCCGAGCAGCCCCTGATGGAACGGGCATCCAGGCCACCGTCGATCTTTGGCACTACCCGCTGGTTGTCAGAGAGGCCAAGCCGGAGTGAGCTGAGAGAGGCCAGGCCAGAGCAGGCCATACAGACTAGGCTCAAGGCCAGGGGGCGGTGGACTGGCTGGGGAGCAGCACCTCTGTGACCAATGAATGTGGTCTGCTGACAAGGCACTCGCCAGCCGCTCTGCCATGGCACCGACCACACTGGTGCCAGGACTCAGGAGTGCGGGGCAGTTGCTGTGGGCAAGACGTGTCGGGGAGAGCCAGGGACCAGACCTAGCCCCAGACTATGGGGCATCCGAGCCCCAACCCAGAGGCAGTCAGCCTCCTGGCAAGGCCCTAACAGCGGTGGGGCAGAGGCATCTGATGCTGGGCCGTGTTTGTCCTGCTGCAGCCAGCTACCTGCCCAAGCCGGGGGCCCAGCAGTACCAGTTCCGCTACGTGGACCGCCGTGGCGAGGTGCGCGGCCAGAGCAGCCCCTTCCAGTTCAGCGAGCCCCGGCCCATGGACGAGCTCGTCACACTGGAGGAGGATGACGAGGGCAACATGGACATGTTGCTGGTGGTGCCCAAGGCCACCCTGCTGCAGGTAATGAGGGGTCAGTATTGCCTGGTGGGTAGAGCACCAGATTGGGTgcctggagacctgggttctggttccagctctgccagtggtcttgggcaagtcacttccaaggtttgtgcctcagtttcccctgggcCTGGTTAGGCTGTGAGCTCACCCAGTGGACAAGGTGGAGGGCAATGGGAGGGATCAGCTGTTGCTCTGCCCAGGAGGGCACCTGGACATGTCCTGGTCAACTCAAAAccctcccctcctgccaggcTTTTCTCCCTGCGGGGCAGGCAGTAACAACTGCATTGGGAAATGGGGCAGAGCTTAGCCCTGGCCCCGCCCTCCATCAGCTCTGCCCCTTCAGAACGACCTCCCGAACTGTGATAAGAGCCCCACCGCCAGTCCCTTGCTCTGCCTACCTGAGTTAACCCCTTGCCTGCCTTTGCGTCCTGCCATGTTCTGGGGGCCTGGGGGCCTGGGGTGAGTGTCGTGCCCGCCCCCTCTGTCCGTACTAAAACGCCGGTCCCTGTgggtcccgtccccccccagaACCAGCTGGAGGAGAGCCAGCaggagcacagcaggctgctgcGAGAGaaactgcagctggaggaggaggtgaaGGAGCTGCAGGCCCGGATTGAGCagctggagggggctctgggcaccaTGCGGGATGAGCACACCAAGCTGGCCGAGCAGTACAAGGTGTGTGGGGTGCCCCCTGCGGGCCCCGAGCCCTATCAGGCAACAGCCACTGGGTTgagtcccccaccccctgcttcccGTCACCCATCACACtgggggtaaactgaggcacgcacGTGGGTGAATGAGGTCTCCTGGCTCTTGTGTTCAGGCCACTGGGCTGGGCTACCTCCCGGGAGACGCCCACCTAGGAGGGGACCCCATATTCCTCCTTgcattccccccaccctgctaCCCACGGGCTTAGCCCCAAATTCCAAAGGGGCTCTCCAGCTTGAGGGGGGGGGTCCCTGGGCTTCCCTGCTCCTTGCCAGAGCACCCAGATTCTGTGCTGATCCTGTATCCCTGATCCCggctcacccctcccctccctgccccgcccggCGGCTCCTCTCCCAGGATCTCTCGAGCTCCCATGCAGCCGTGATGGAGGAGCGGGATGCACTGAGCCGGCAGCAGGCGGGACAGCTGGCCCGCatccaggagctggaggaggacgTTCAGGCCCTGAGCGAGAAGGTGCTGCAGAAGGAGGTGGAATTGGACAGGTGAGCAGCAGTGGGCGGGGGTCAGCAGGCATGCGGAGGGGAGTTAGGGTCAGTGCTGTGGACTGGCAGGCAGGGAGGCAGCCTAGGTGCCAACTTCTGCTcccgccagtgggtgctcaaccccccttttcccctggccccgcccccactccacccgttccacgaggccccgcccctgccctgccctctcccacccctcccttgccccgccctaactctgccccctccctgcccctattccaactccttccccaaatccccgccccggccccacctcttcccctgatcTCGTCCAGTCGCTAAGCAGGGTTGAACCTGGTCAGTGCTTGGATGGGTGACCGCTGAGGCCAAACCCAGGGTCTTGCGGGAAGCTGAAGAGGCCcgctgtttggggggggggcggggagggggctcttgCCCTGAGTGAGAATAGGCTGATGCCCTAGGGGGTGATGTCCTGTGCTCCAGGGAGTAGGGTGGGGGCTCAGTATGGGGtgctctctcctttcttccctcccccccaagcggCGTGGACTCTGATGTGCCGTCggggtgcagcctctggggtgggagtggggttgcAGTGCCCCGTGATCCCAGGCCGTGCTGACTAAAGGGGACCTGTCAGCGGGGCTGCAGGACACAGCCTCCCCCTGGGGTTCTGACCCGGCAGCAATGGGTCTGCCCGGCCCCCTCGCTGTGCCTCACCCGCCCCCCCACCTCTGTCGCCGGCAGTGCCCCAAGCCGAGCCGGGGCTCACCCTGCCTGtctccatctcccccccccccgccccaggatgAAGGACACGGTGAAGTCCCTGGTGCGGGAGCAGGAGCAGATCCACCACCAGCTCAAGGAGGAGAACGCCGAGAAGGAGCATTACCAGGTGAGCACTGCGGCGCCCCACAATGGGGGGACCCGGGGCAGGGCTTGTAGGGGTGACTTGCTGGTGGTGGAGCTAGCTGGGGTGAGCAGAGGAGCGGgggttcctcccctccccctcagacaCACACAGGAGTGGGGGGTCTCTCTCCATACATGCGTAGAGCGGCAGGgttcccccatccccaggggaCACCCAGAGGGAAGGGAGGTGGGTCCCACCCCCTCTCAGGATTCTCTGGGCTGGCACGTGAGGATCAGgtgtcccccaccccaaccccccaggtCAAGCTGCAGGCCTCGGAGCAGGAGAGCCGGAACCTGGCCTGCgacctgctgctggccaagaCCCGGCACGGCGAGAAGGTGTCGCAGGCCCTGGTGCTGCAGGAGGACATCAGCAAGCTGCAGCAGAAGCTGGCAGCCGCACAGCAGAGGACGGTGAGTGCCCGGGGTGGGGGGCCCCCCTTGGTGCCAGGGGGCAGCctccgctcccccctccctctgcttgggTGTGTGCATTCACCAGCCCTTCCCCTGGAAAAGAGGGGATTAGAATGGTGTCACTGCaagagcagggggatgggagccaggactcctgggttctctttcccAGCTGTGGGTGCCTGTGTGTGTTTTAGGGGTGaggacagggagccaggactcctgagttcttttCCCACTGactcctgaaatgcagccacttctggggcatgGAGAGTAGTAACAGGATAGTGTTTTACCAAGAAGGCAGCAGCCCAAACCCTGCTCACGTGAAAAGTGCCGCAGGATCTTTGGCACCCTCCTGGAGCAGGATTTTGAAGATCTCTGCCAGGAGGGGAGTCTCCAGGCTCCTCAGAAAGCCTGCATTAGCCCTAATGGGATTCGAACCCTGGCTTAGAGGAAGGCCAGCTATTTCCAGCTTGTCTTTGGTGCATAGACCTCAGAGCTACCCTGCACCTAATTGAGCAGTTTGCCTTGATAACATCCTGTAGCAGGGAGTTCCGCATGCTAACGGCAAAGAATTTTAACAGTCTTTTAAATGCCCTCAACTGCTCCCTTGTCgctgtgtatgggggtgggatgCAGGGGCAGAACCCAGCTGGCCTCTTCCATCCCACTCATTATTTCCGATCCCCCCACATTGCCTTTCCCTGCCCTGCCAGGCCCAGCTGGAAGCGCTGTGTGAGCAGCTTCGCTCCACCCAGGACCTCCTTGCCGCCAGCCAGCAGAAAGTggtgctgctgggggaggagttggCCAGCGCATCCTCCATCCGGGACCGGACCATCTCGGACCTGCACAAGAGCCGGCTGGAGTCAGCCGAGACCAACATCAAGCTGGCGGACATGACCctgaaatggaaggaggggaaagGCCAGTGGTGGAAGGAGAAGAGCAACCTGCTGCAGAACATAGAGGTGCCAACCCCCACCCCGCTGGGCCTCTCACTTGAATGggtgcagccactgctggggtgCAGACACCCCTGGGATGGGGTACTGCCAATGCAGCAGGATTAGGATGGGAAATGAAAGTGCATCCCCTAGCTGGGCTTGTCTCAGTGACCGGTGGACAGGGAGCTGGGGCGAGCATGTCCAGGCCTTGGGAAAAGCCCCCCTGTCGTGACCCACACAATGCTCAGAACTTGGTTTATGTctcagcacagcgccccctagggcTGCCCTGGGTTGGGCACTGGCTGagaggagagcgccccctactgagctccCTGAAGCACTGCAGGAGGGGAGAAGAACCTGTACtaatccccctgctccctgcagcccagaaccccctaaACTTCTTATCAGAGAGgacagtgccccctactgagccccctgccccgtttcctgcagcgcagcgccccctagcaccgcgTTGGGGCCAGCACTGGCTGCGAGGGGAGGGCGCCCCCTATTGAGCCtctcaccctgctccctgcagcacagcgcccctcACACTGCACTGGGTATTTGTAGTCCTTCCATCCAAGCCTAGCTAGGGAGATGTGCTGGCCCCCCGTGAGCGCCCCCCATGCTGTTTGCAGGCAGAGAAGGACAAGATCCTGAAGCTGAGTGCCGAGGTGCTGAAGCTGGAGAAGAACCTGCAGGAGGAGCGAGCCCAGAAGCAGGCGCTGAAATCTGAACTGTCCCACGAGAGGGACTCCAGCCTGGTAAGGCCAGTGCAGGGTGGGCactgcccctgggacagaggggAGCCCCAGTCTCTGCCCTGTAGGGGGTGGGATCAGAGCTGTGATGGGGAGACCctggcgtgtgggagggggcggtcCCTGCCCTATATGGGGAGGAATCAGAGCTGGCATGGGGAGGCCCTACCCCGAAAGCCACACGCTGGTGCGAGGGGGCGCCCTGCCCCACAGGAGAAGGGATTGGGGCGCTCATGGGTTCTGCGGGATCGGGTGCCTGGGGTATGGAGGTTCCCTCCCGAGGCTGGTGCAGGGCTGGCCATTGGCACtcgccctgccctggggcagttCTCACGGTcctgtgcccccttccccctcgcCCCAGGTGCAGCTGTCGGAGAGCAAGCGGGAGCTCAAGGAGCTGCGTGCGGCCCTGAAGGTGgcggagaaggagaaggagcagctgcaggaggagaaacagGTTGGTGCCATCCAGGGTCAGAGATCAAAGGGGGCTGAACCCCGGAGCCAGGAGGGTATCAGGAGCGGGTGACATGAGccacattccctgcccccatcagGGCCTTCCCTGCAGAGGAGCTGGGCGGGGCCCTGGGgtcaggcagggatcctgcagcctgggcagtgggtgggggcaggcaaaggccctgccccctccggGGTCCCCACCCAATCTCCCCATGGCCTggggcccggggcgcaggcggGGCCGATCCTGACCCTGGCGGCTGTCCCctccccaggagctgctggattACGCCCGCAAGCTGGAGGAGCGGCTGGAGAAGGTGGCCGACGAGAAGTGGAGCGAGGTGACGGTGGCCGAGGAGGAGGAGACGGCGGCCACGGCGCTGAGTGGGTAACCCCCCGTCCCCAGACATCGCCCTGtgccgctcccccccacccctgttacCTCCCCAGCCGTCCCCATCCTCCCACCCCGTTACCCCCGTGCTCCTACCCCCATCCTCCCACCCGctaccttcccaccccacccctgttaCCCCCATCTCCATcacccccatccatccccatcctcccacccctGTTACCCCCATGCCCCTACCCCCATCCTCCCACCCgttacctccccaccccacccctgttaccccatccaccccacccccgttagtcccccacccccatcccgctCATCCTCCCACCCCTGTTACCTCCCCATCCCACCATTACCCCAATCCTCCCGCCGCTGTTACCTCCCTACACCATCCCTGTTACCCCCATTGCCCCCATCCCCCCataaccccctcaccccacctcatTACCCCCACCTCATCCCTTTAGTCCCACCTTTATCCCCACCTCCATTactccatccacccacccacatcccccaccccattACCCTTCTCCCcataatccccccacccccattatccTCATCCCCCCCATAACCTCCCCATCCCATTACCCCCCGTTACCTCCATCCCTCACCCCTTTAGCCCTGTTACCCCCAGGCCCCCCACTTCTgttccccctgtcccccaccccattaCCCTTCTCCCCATTATCCCCACCACCATTACCCTATCCCCCACCACTTTACCCCCCCATCCctgttcccccatccccccacccccgttaccTCATCCCATTACCCCATCCCTGTTCCCCCATCCCCATAATCCCCCCACCCTGTTATTCCCATCCCTGACCCCTTTAGCCCTGTTACgtcctgtcccccccaccccatcccattaCCCCTAGGCAACCCAGAGGGGCTGGTAACGCTCCGCTCCTtgacctgctctgcccccacttcACTGCCTCACCCCGGGACCCTGCACCTCCGATGGTTACCCCCTCACTGTTACCCCTGTTCATCCCCCCTGCATCCCCGCCCCGCTCTCACTGCTGTGTGCACTCTGCAgccaccccctctctccctccctgacatcgccctgtgctgctccccccacccagcatAGTGCTGCCCCCCGGAGTTACCACCCCTGTGCCAATGCCAGctgtcactcccccacccccccccggtgCTGGCTCCCCCCTCCaggctcctccccccagcaggggTCCCCCCTGTGCCCCACACACCATGCTctgctcagcagggggcactggctgCCCAAGTGACCCTGtggcctcccctcctccccaggctcccTGGACTCCCCACTCTCGGACTCGGAGGACGAGTCCCCCGAGGACATGAGGATCCACACCCAGCTCAGCCCCTACAGCCTGTGCGACAACCGATCGGCCACCAAGACCCCGCCGTGCCTGCGGGAGCCCATGCACAGGGTGGTGATCAGCCAGCCggcccccatcaccacccagatCAAGCAGGCCACTGAGGACAACAGCTCCGACTCAGTGAGTCCCCGGGGGGCGAGGACCCCCCCAAGCACCGGGCAGTgtggagggggaaactgaggcacagggactCGCCCTtggtcacacagcaagcaggggcaggggtggaagtAGAACCCTGGCATCCTGGCTGCCAGCTACTTATGCTACCCCACTCTTCCACACTCCCTCCCGGAGCTAAggacagaacccgggagtcctggctctcTTGTGACCATCAGGTGCCATTTCTTTCTTGCCAATGGTGGCCCCCTGGCCCATGCAGAACATCCACCCTAGATTGATGCAGGGACCCCCACACGGtgcagcccccctcccactctgccccagtcCAGTCAGTTCACCCTCCTGTGAGCAGTAGCCCCCGCCGCATCTCATGCCGAGCCCCCGAATCGAGCCCAGTGATTATCTGCCAGTGTTGTGCCCAGGGACCTGCCAAGTGTGGTACTGCACAAAGGACCCTGTCTCATCCAACGGGCTTCAAGCTTCTGATCCCTGGAACCTTAAAGCCCGGAGGTGGATGGGGTGGGCCCCCACCTTCCTGGGCAACAGAAAGCCCAGCTTTGAGGGTGCGTCTGAGCCTGCTTTGTCCGGGGGGAGGGGTTATCTGCCAGCCCCCAAACCCTCTTGCATTCCCCTCGACCACATCCCTGATAGGAGTAGCTGGAAGGTCCCTGGAGCTGCCCGGACCTGCCTCTAGCAAAAGGCCCGCTCAGCTGGTCCCTGCTGTCTGATGGGAGCCCACGCAGGACTGGTAACTGGGGtcagctccccccctcccctctaaGGACAGGGGGAAGGGGTGTCTGTGCCAGGCTGGGGATCAGGCCCACATTTGAAATCTCTCCGTGTCCCACTGCAGTCGCTGTTTGTTCACGGGGCAGATTCTTCCTCCCCCGTTCCTCCAGCCGTGAGTCGGGCAAGGGGCTTTTTAGACCCGCCCCTGTAAAACTGACAAACCTCTGATAATTGGCACGATAGAACATGCAGTTTACATGCAGTAACATTAATGGCCAGGCAGAAAAGGGGGGTGCTAGGGAGTCTCTCCAGCACCTCCCGCTGGGGAAAGTGGGGGGTTGGGGTCAGCCCCATGGGGAGTGAGGACTTCTCCCTGCCAGCCTCACAGCATCAGTGCTGGGGagcccccacctccatccccaaagGGGCAGCGAGAGCAGCTGGATGGGGGACTCTGCATCATCTGGGCCATCGCAACACTAGCCCTAGGAGGGGCTGATCTTAGCCCTCCAGGTCTGGGGCCCATCTACACTAGGAAAGCAACAGTGTTGGGGGGGATCTGGTTACAACACAGtagctcccccccctccccccccccgcaggccgAAACCAAAGCTCCAGCTCCCAACCCTCTGGGGCTTCTGGGCTGGTGAGATCTGGATGTGGCAGTCAGCTAATCACCAGGCATTTGGGGTTCCCTGGGGCTCCTGAacgggagctgggctggggctagGGAGGTTGCCCGGCTGCTGGCTCCATGATTCCCCCGTACAGCCTGGGGGCAGGAACCTCACAGAGACCCATCGGGGTAGCCCACACACTAGCAGTACAGTTGGGGACCTCGCAGCAACGGGGATAAAACTCACACCCCCGTGCTCCCAGGGCCCAGCCTGCTGCCACTGGAGGTAAAGGAGAATCCCCATCCATCCTCAGCAGTGTAGGGCCTATGACACATAGCAGGACTGTTCTTCCGGGGAGCCCAGCTGCTTGGGGGGGCACAATCACTATGCCTGTGCACGAGGGGCACCCGACTGCTGGGGAGGCAAGGGCTGGACTCTGGCCCCCGGTGCTCTCACCCTCGCTCTGACTGCAGGAGGCGGAGGACGAGAAGGCTGTGCTGATGGCAGCCGTGCGGAGCGGAGGGGAAGAGGCCAGTCTGCTGCTGCCCGAGCTGGGCAGCGTCTTCTATGAGATGGCAAGGTGAGGGGGGATATCGGCTGGGGCCTGTCAGCAGAGCAGGGGGTCTGTTCCTTCACCCTGCCCATAAGGAAAGGATAGAGAAGAGGATGGAGGGGAGCACagtgggggaatggggagcagggtgggggatgggaggaggatggaggggagcagtggggggctggggaggaggatggaggggagcagggtgggggaggggatggggaggaggatgcaggggagcagggtggggggatggggaggcggATGGAGGGGAGCAGAGTAGTGGGGTGGGAGTAGGGGAAGCGGGGGATTGGGGCAGCTTTCCAAGCCTCCTCTTAGTtagtaaaaatatataaatttccCTGTGGGCGCAGGGAGCCGGTGACTTTTACAGCCAGTGGCCATAAAAGTGGCAAGCACGGAGCTGGGAGATGTACAGCCGTGTCAGGGCATTTCTGAATCAATTTTCAGCATCATTAGATTCCTTTCTCCTGCAGACAgaggcgggcggggcggggggtctATTTGCAAGTGAAATAGAGAGAATCACCCAGCTGCAAGGCAAGGGCGGGTCTGTGTACCcatgtgggggagggatgggatgCAGTGGGGGTGTCAGGACCAGGAAGGGCAGGTTGGTGCAGGGTGCTGAGTGCAGAGAGGTGGGATGGGGTGTTGGGGGCAGGCAGGTGGATACAGAGGGGATGGGATCGAGgtatggggggagggtggggtgggatgcCAGTGTTGGGGATTGGCAGGGTGGCTGCGGCAGGGGGACAGGATGGGGGCGTCAGGATAGGGCAGGGTGGGTGCAGTGGGATGACGTGTCGGGGGGAGGCAGGGTTGGATGCTGGTGTCGGGGGAAGGGCAGAAGGGATGcggaggggatgggagggggcgTCAGgatagggcagggggtgggtgcaATGGGATGTCATGTCggggggaggcaggggttggATGCTGGTGTCGGGGGAAGGGCAGAAGGGATgcggggggatgggagggggagtcaggatagggcagggggtgggtgcaATGGGATGTCATGTCAGGGGGAGGCAGGGGTTGGATGCTGGTGTCGGGGGAAGGGCAGAAGGGATgcggggggatgggagggggagtcaggatagggcagggggtgggtgcaATGGGATGTCATGTCggggggaggcaggggttggATGTTGGTGTCGGGGGAAGGGCAGAAGGGATGCGGGGGGACAGGATGGGGGAGTCAGgatagggcagggggtgggtgcaGTGGGATGACGTGTTGGGGGGAGGCAGGGTTGGATGTTGGTGTCGGGGGAAGGGCAGAAGGGATGcgggggggatgggatgggggcgtcaggggagggcagggtgggtgCGGTGGGATGACGTATtgagggaagggcagggtgggtgCAGGCTGCCGTGTGCAGAGGCGATGAGACGGGGGTGTCTGAGGAATGAAAGGAATTCTGGGTTGAGGGGGCCACTGCTCCCCTTtgagaagggggaggggctgctgcgcTGTGGGGGGTTGGTCCTGTGCAGGGAATTGGGGGGCTGCTCCGTGTTCTGCAGAGTCTGACGGGGAAGGAGCAAAAAGAGAGAcccgggggatggggggaatcaGGAGGGGGGAGAACTGGAATagcgggcggggggcggggggaacccaTAATAACCCCGGCCCGGCTGTGCGCTCCGTGCAGGGCCGGTGGCGGGGGGCGCTGCCAGGGCCCCGCTCAGGGGCGCGACGAGCTCTAGGGGTGCCTATCCTCCGTCTCTGTCGCCCCTTTGCAGCGGCATCACCGGCCGCCAGCCGTCGGACCCGGGCCCGTGTGGGATGGGCGCCTCCCCGCTGGACCTGCCCGCGTCCCCCGGCCTGTGGAAGGAGTGCCCCATCTGCAAGGAGCGCTTCCCCCTGGAGTGCGACAAGGAGGCTCTGGAGGAGCACGTCGACAGCCACTTCTTCTTCAGCGCCCACGACCCCTTCGCCTTCGAGTGACACCCCCGTGGCCCCCgcctctccctgcctctccctggaCCCTCCTGTCAGGCACTGCCAGGCTGGCTCACCCCCTAGGAGCCACACCAGGGTGCCCCGGGCTCCCCCGAATGCTGGGGGGCGATTTtacccccctcctcctgc is a window encoding:
- the CALCOCO1 gene encoding calcium-binding and coiled-coil domain-containing protein 1 isoform X3, whose product is MKRMEEVSPSKSQAQAHPTMAFLNVARTYVPNTKVECHYTLPPSMKPSARDWIGIFKVEASSVRDYYTFVWCVVPDGGAEGAPVHSSVQFHASYLPKPGAQQYQFRYVDRRGEVRGQSSPFQFSEPRPMDELVTLEEDDEGNMDMLLVVPKATLLQNQLEESQQEHSRLLREKLQLEEEVKELQARIEQLEGALGTMRDEHTKLAEQYKDLSSSHAAVMEERDALSRQQAGQLARIQELEEDVQALSEKVLQKEVELDRMKDTVKSLVREQEQIHHQLKEENAEKEHYQAQLEALCEQLRSTQDLLAASQQKVVLLGEELASASSIRDRTISDLHKSRLESAETNIKLADMTLKWKEGKGQWWKEKSNLLQNIEAEKDKILKLSAEVLKLEKNLQEERAQKQALKSELSHERDSSLVQLSESKRELKELRAALKVAEKEKEQLQEEKQELLDYARKLEERLEKVADEKWSEVTVAEEEETAATALSSLDSPLSDSEDESPEDMRIHTQLSPYSLCDNRSATKTPPCLREPMHRVVISQPAPITTQIKQATEDNSSDSEAEDEKAVLMAAVRSGGEEASLLLPELGSVFYEMASGITGRQPSDPGPCGMGASPLDLPASPGLWKECPICKERFPLECDKEALEEHVDSHFFFSAHDPFAFE
- the CALCOCO1 gene encoding calcium-binding and coiled-coil domain-containing protein 1 isoform X1, translated to MKRMEEVSPSKSQAQAHPTMAFLNVARTYVPNTKVECHYTLPPSMKPSARDWIGIFKVEASSVRDYYTFVWCVVPDGGAEGAPVHSSVQFHASYLPKPGAQQYQFRYVDRRGEVRGQSSPFQFSEPRPMDELVTLEEDDEGNMDMLLVVPKATLLQNQLEESQQEHSRLLREKLQLEEEVKELQARIEQLEGALGTMRDEHTKLAEQYKDLSSSHAAVMEERDALSRQQAGQLARIQELEEDVQALSEKVLQKEVELDRMKDTVKSLVREQEQIHHQLKEENAEKEHYQVKLQASEQESRNLACDLLLAKTRHGEKVSQALVLQEDISKLQQKLAAAQQRTAQLEALCEQLRSTQDLLAASQQKVVLLGEELASASSIRDRTISDLHKSRLESAETNIKLADMTLKWKEGKGQWWKEKSNLLQNIEAEKDKILKLSAEVLKLEKNLQEERAQKQALKSELSHERDSSLVQLSESKRELKELRAALKVAEKEKEQLQEEKQELLDYARKLEERLEKVADEKWSEVTVAEEEETAATALSSLDSPLSDSEDESPEDMRIHTQLSPYSLCDNRSATKTPPCLREPMHRVVISQPAPITTQIKQATEDNSSDSEAEDEKAVLMAAVRSGGEEASLLLPELGSVFYEMASGITGRQPSDPGPCGMGASPLDLPASPGLWKECPICKERFPLECDKEALEEHVDSHFFFSAHDPFAFE
- the CALCOCO1 gene encoding calcium-binding and coiled-coil domain-containing protein 1 isoform X2, whose amino-acid sequence is MEEVSPSKSQAQAHPTMAFLNVARTYVPNTKVECHYTLPPSMKPSARDWIGIFKVEASSVRDYYTFVWCVVPDGGAEGAPVHSSVQFHASYLPKPGAQQYQFRYVDRRGEVRGQSSPFQFSEPRPMDELVTLEEDDEGNMDMLLVVPKATLLQNQLEESQQEHSRLLREKLQLEEEVKELQARIEQLEGALGTMRDEHTKLAEQYKDLSSSHAAVMEERDALSRQQAGQLARIQELEEDVQALSEKVLQKEVELDRMKDTVKSLVREQEQIHHQLKEENAEKEHYQVKLQASEQESRNLACDLLLAKTRHGEKVSQALVLQEDISKLQQKLAAAQQRTAQLEALCEQLRSTQDLLAASQQKVVLLGEELASASSIRDRTISDLHKSRLESAETNIKLADMTLKWKEGKGQWWKEKSNLLQNIEAEKDKILKLSAEVLKLEKNLQEERAQKQALKSELSHERDSSLVQLSESKRELKELRAALKVAEKEKEQLQEEKQELLDYARKLEERLEKVADEKWSEVTVAEEEETAATALSSLDSPLSDSEDESPEDMRIHTQLSPYSLCDNRSATKTPPCLREPMHRVVISQPAPITTQIKQATEDNSSDSEAEDEKAVLMAAVRSGGEEASLLLPELGSVFYEMASGITGRQPSDPGPCGMGASPLDLPASPGLWKECPICKERFPLECDKEALEEHVDSHFFFSAHDPFAFE